In the Borrelia turicatae 91E135 genome, one interval contains:
- the mraY gene encoding phospho-N-acetylmuramoyl-pentapeptide-transferase, translating into MFCLLGLRLLKYITFRTAYATIFAFLLALIFGPFIILRLKKLKLDQILRKDGPKRHLSEKIGIPTMGGILIFFCVLVSLFFWIDFWNIYFLIILFVMVSFACLGFMDDLLKIKRKNSDGLNPRFKIYGQILFSCISVTMLYYFGDEHVSIIYFPFFKSLKLDLGVLYIPFGMFILISASNSFNLTDGLDGLAIGLSIVVTGALVIIAYLASRVDFAFYLNIPNIKGAEELVVFLGALLGGSFGFLWFNAYPAKIMMGDTGSLSIGAVLGMTALILKSEILFAILAGVFVVETLSVIIQVVVYKHTKKRVFKMAPLHHHFEELGWSEMQVVIRFWIIGLIFAIIALSTLKIR; encoded by the coding sequence ATGTTTTGTCTTTTAGGACTTAGATTGTTGAAATATATTACTTTTAGAACCGCTTATGCTACTATTTTTGCATTTTTGCTTGCATTAATTTTTGGTCCATTTATTATTTTAAGACTTAAAAAACTAAAACTAGATCAAATCTTAAGGAAAGATGGACCAAAGCGCCATTTAAGTGAGAAGATAGGAATTCCTACTATGGGAGGTATTCTTATTTTTTTTTGTGTTTTAGTTTCTTTATTTTTCTGGATTGATTTTTGGAATATTTACTTTTTAATTATACTTTTTGTCATGGTTAGTTTTGCTTGCTTAGGATTTATGGATGATTTGCTAAAAATAAAGAGAAAAAATTCAGATGGGCTTAATCCTCGATTTAAGATTTATGGGCAAATATTGTTTTCTTGTATTTCAGTTACTATGCTTTATTATTTTGGCGATGAACATGTTAGTATAATTTATTTCCCTTTTTTTAAGTCTCTTAAATTAGATTTGGGGGTGTTGTATATTCCATTTGGGATGTTTATTTTAATATCCGCGTCTAATTCTTTTAATTTGACAGATGGACTTGATGGACTTGCTATTGGACTTAGTATTGTTGTAACAGGAGCTCTAGTAATAATTGCATATCTTGCAAGTAGAGTAGATTTTGCATTTTATTTAAATATTCCAAATATTAAAGGTGCTGAGGAACTTGTAGTATTTCTTGGAGCTTTACTTGGCGGTAGTTTTGGATTTTTGTGGTTTAATGCGTATCCTGCTAAAATAATGATGGGTGATACTGGTAGTCTTTCAATCGGGGCGGTTCTTGGGATGACAGCTTTAATCTTAAAGAGTGAGATTCTTTTTGCAATTCTTGCAGGGGTTTTTGTGGTTGAAACTTTATCTGTAATTATTCAAGTTGTAGTTTATAAGCATACTAAGAAAAGGGTTTTTAAAATGGCACCACTGCATCATCATTTTGAGGAGCTTGGGTGGTCTGAAATGCAGGTTGTTATTAGATTTTGGATAATAGGTTTGATATTTGCTATAATTGCTTTAAGCACTCTTAAGATTAGATGA
- the murF gene encoding UDP-N-acetylmuramoyl-tripeptide--D-alanyl-D-alanine ligase produces MHIKIEDILDSLKDIKFVGYASSMQKIVSFYSLDSREINAKNSSASLYFAYKGDRVDGFSFVEYLIDIGVKCFVCSKDCESLCLEYLNRDENLVFLLTSNVVILLQNLAAHFITRTSFKRIAITGSNGKTTTKEMLYSILSERYKTCKTWGNLNSDIGLPLSILRTEGDEEYAVFEVGISYIGEMNLLAEILNPEIVIVTNISYAHMQAFEDLEIVTAEKGKIMTKSTQMVILNESCPYHLHLRVMAKSINPGINIFYFDFHSLQIRSFAFVNDKFFYDFTYKGFDYSILLPGQHNIFNAISCIHLALLLGLSENEIRNGLLHADFQKGRAELLRVKDYLILNDSYNGNLGSFMALKEMILGLEIKGKKFIILGAFKELGKFAYEVHKTAIREVVLMNFDKGFLIGEEFQEVKKIENLALDNLFYFSNFENFIDYFVKNLESECFIAIKGSRSNRLERILDYL; encoded by the coding sequence GTGCATATAAAGATTGAAGACATTTTAGATTCTCTAAAGGATATTAAATTTGTTGGTTATGCAAGTAGTATGCAAAAGATCGTATCGTTTTATTCGCTTGATAGTCGTGAAATAAATGCTAAAAATAGTAGTGCTAGTCTTTATTTTGCATATAAAGGTGATAGGGTGGATGGATTTTCTTTTGTCGAATATTTAATTGATATTGGTGTTAAATGTTTTGTGTGCTCTAAAGATTGTGAGAGTTTGTGTCTTGAGTATTTAAACAGAGATGAGAATTTGGTTTTTTTGCTTACTAGTAATGTGGTTATTTTGCTTCAAAACTTAGCAGCACATTTTATTACAAGAACAAGTTTTAAGAGGATAGCTATTACTGGTAGTAATGGAAAGACTACAACAAAAGAGATGCTTTACAGCATATTGTCAGAGAGATATAAAACTTGCAAAACTTGGGGAAATTTAAATTCGGATATTGGGTTGCCTTTGAGTATTTTGAGAACTGAGGGAGATGAGGAGTATGCTGTTTTTGAAGTGGGGATTAGCTATATTGGAGAGATGAACCTCCTTGCTGAAATATTAAATCCCGAAATTGTTATTGTAACAAATATAAGTTATGCTCATATGCAAGCTTTTGAAGATCTAGAGATTGTTACTGCTGAGAAGGGTAAAATCATGACTAAGAGTACTCAGATGGTAATTTTAAATGAGAGTTGTCCTTATCATTTACATTTAAGAGTAATGGCTAAGTCTATTAATCCAGGGATTAATATTTTTTATTTTGATTTTCATAGTCTTCAAATTAGATCATTTGCATTTGTAAATGATAAATTTTTTTATGATTTTACTTATAAAGGGTTTGATTATTCTATTTTATTACCCGGTCAGCATAATATTTTCAATGCAATATCTTGCATTCATTTAGCTTTGTTGCTTGGACTGAGTGAAAATGAGATTCGTAATGGTTTATTGCACGCTGATTTTCAAAAAGGTAGGGCAGAGCTTTTAAGAGTAAAGGATTATTTGATTTTGAATGATTCTTATAATGGTAATTTAGGTTCATTTATGGCGTTAAAGGAGATGATTTTGGGTCTTGAGATAAAGGGTAAAAAATTTATTATTCTTGGTGCTTTTAAAGAACTTGGAAAATTTGCGTATGAGGTACATAAAACAGCAATTAGGGAAGTTGTTTTGATGAATTTTGATAAAGGTTTTTTAATTGGTGAAGAATTTCAAGAAGTAAAAAAAATTGAAAACTTAGCATTAGATAATTTATTTTATTTTAGTAATTTTGAAAATTTTATTGATTATTTTGTGAAGAATTTGGAATCTGAGTGTTTTATTGCTATTAAAGGGTCAAGATCAAATAGACTTGAAAGGATTCTTGATTATCTTTAA
- the rsmH gene encoding 16S rRNA (cytosine(1402)-N(4))-methyltransferase RsmH, with translation MGNIFHIPVLLEEIINLLEASNISDGFVFVDCTLGEGGHSSAVLKKYQNINVIGIDRDDVVLNRAKESLIEFKGRVSYFNTWFDDFFSEYPLSSKINFILADLGISMFHYKMSGRGFSFFEDERLDMRLYPGAGGLSAYDIINTFDKKRLENLIYELSGERYSRRIVKSILEYRKIKKIETPRELQDIVSKAYPRIKLKINPATKTFQALRIYVNDELFRLKRSLPLWVESLSNNGVLAIVTFHSLEDKIVKEFFKGLSKDQYCILTKKPIMPRCEEKRFNSASRSAKLRVIKKLYE, from the coding sequence ATGGGTAATATTTTTCATATACCTGTACTTCTTGAGGAAATTATTAATCTTTTAGAGGCATCAAATATAAGTGATGGGTTTGTTTTTGTTGATTGTACTCTTGGGGAAGGTGGGCACTCAAGTGCAGTTCTTAAGAAGTATCAAAACATAAATGTGATTGGGATTGATAGGGATGACGTTGTTTTAAATAGGGCAAAAGAATCTCTTATAGAATTTAAGGGAAGAGTTTCATATTTTAATACTTGGTTTGATGATTTCTTTAGTGAATATCCTTTAAGTAGTAAAATCAATTTTATTTTAGCTGATCTTGGTATTTCCATGTTTCATTACAAAATGAGTGGTAGGGGATTTTCTTTTTTTGAAGATGAAAGATTAGATATGAGGCTGTATCCTGGTGCTGGAGGTCTTAGTGCTTATGATATTATCAATACTTTTGACAAAAAAAGACTTGAAAATTTAATATATGAATTAAGTGGTGAACGTTATTCTAGAAGAATTGTTAAATCTATCTTAGAATATAGAAAAATTAAGAAAATAGAAACCCCAAGAGAGTTGCAGGACATAGTTAGCAAAGCCTATCCTAGGATAAAGCTTAAAATAAATCCGGCAACAAAAACTTTTCAAGCGTTAAGAATTTATGTTAATGATGAGCTTTTTCGTTTAAAGAGAAGCTTGCCATTATGGGTAGAAAGCTTATCAAATAATGGCGTCTTGGCTATTGTTACATTTCATTCATTGGAAGATAAAATTGTAAAAGAGTTTTTTAAAGGTTTAAGTAAAGACCAATATTGTATACTTACTAAAAAGCCTATAATGCCAAGGTGTGAAGAAAAGAGATTTAATAGTGCATCACGAAGTGCTAAGCTTAGAGTCATCAAAAAATTATATGAGTAA
- the recN gene encoding DNA repair protein RecN — MLVELFVKNFVLIKELSIKIGTGLVALTGESGSGKSLLLSSIYYLFGGKIKSNIIINGEQECVLLAKFRVNGDVRDYLSSKAILASDCIIIKRVIIFESSETLLSNYYINNEPISSNILKPIFNMLIEVHSQNQQYLILKNPSSNLKILDNYANLNSQLEKYRLVYEEYIQYLNDYDDFVSKEKLHKDSKEECEKIIDEIDSFNPKIGEEEILKTRLDELKNHESLCNALSSLKSVLSLNNNVSALSKIRNVICDAEYLSGVNNNYFELENRLKSSYYELEDIGQAYSRYLFDKTYDEKEIESVENRLHDLSRLRKKYGPSLEDVIVFRKRCDDIIDLSLNFETERLGKEQMLNDLFERVKKLAFDISSVRKAAALRFASGVTKILHKLNMGDAEFFVSVSEGKIKSTGIDEVEFLISSNTGLKAQPIYRIASGGELSRIMLAIKSVQNVDESKLIIFDEIDSGIGGESGMSLGKYLKGLSENMQIFVVTHLANIASLSDYHILVKKEYIEDRPYVQACLLLGNDRVLEVARMLSGNVNDISFQHAEELLKGNN; from the coding sequence ATGTTAGTTGAACTTTTTGTAAAAAATTTTGTTTTAATTAAAGAACTTTCTATTAAGATAGGTACGGGGTTGGTAGCGCTCACAGGTGAGTCTGGAAGTGGAAAAAGCTTATTATTATCATCAATTTATTATTTATTTGGTGGAAAAATTAAAAGTAATATAATTATTAATGGAGAACAGGAATGTGTTTTACTTGCCAAGTTTAGGGTGAATGGTGATGTTAGAGATTATTTGTCTTCTAAGGCTATATTAGCCTCAGATTGTATTATTATAAAAAGAGTAATTATATTTGAATCTTCAGAGACTCTTTTGAGTAATTATTATATTAATAATGAACCAATTTCTAGTAACATATTAAAGCCAATTTTTAATATGTTGATTGAGGTTCATTCTCAAAATCAACAGTATTTAATTTTGAAAAATCCCTCAAGTAATTTGAAGATTTTGGATAATTATGCTAATTTAAATTCTCAATTGGAAAAATATAGATTAGTCTATGAAGAATATATTCAATATTTAAATGATTATGATGATTTTGTTTCGAAAGAGAAATTGCATAAAGATAGTAAAGAGGAATGTGAAAAAATAATTGATGAGATAGATTCTTTTAATCCCAAAATAGGTGAAGAAGAAATTTTAAAGACTAGGTTAGATGAGCTTAAAAATCATGAATCTTTATGTAATGCACTTTCAAGCTTGAAGAGTGTTTTGAGCTTGAATAATAATGTTTCTGCTTTAAGTAAGATAAGGAATGTAATTTGTGATGCTGAGTATCTCTCAGGAGTGAACAATAATTATTTTGAACTTGAAAATCGTCTTAAGAGTTCTTACTATGAGCTTGAGGATATTGGTCAAGCTTATAGTAGGTATCTTTTTGACAAGACTTATGATGAGAAGGAAATTGAGTCAGTAGAGAATAGGTTACATGACCTCTCTCGTCTTCGCAAAAAATATGGACCAAGTCTTGAGGATGTCATAGTATTTAGGAAAAGGTGTGATGACATTATTGATTTGTCACTTAATTTTGAGACTGAAAGATTGGGTAAAGAGCAAATGTTAAATGATTTGTTTGAGAGAGTGAAAAAATTGGCATTCGATATCTCAAGTGTTAGAAAGGCTGCTGCTTTAAGATTTGCATCTGGAGTAACTAAGATTTTGCATAAGCTTAATATGGGTGATGCAGAGTTTTTTGTGTCAGTCTCTGAAGGAAAAATCAAATCAACGGGTATAGATGAGGTGGAATTTTTAATTTCTAGTAATACTGGGCTAAAAGCCCAACCAATTTATAGAATTGCATCTGGGGGTGAGCTTTCAAGAATAATGTTGGCTATTAAGAGTGTTCAAAATGTTGATGAGAGTAAGCTTATCATATTTGATGAGATTGATTCTGGTATAGGGGGTGAGTCTGGGATGAGTTTGGGCAAGTATTTAAAAGGATTGTCAGAAAATATGCAAATATTTGTTGTTACTCATCTTGCTAATATTGCAAGTCTTTCAGATTATCATATTTTGGTAAAAAAGGAATATATTGAAGATAGGCCTTATGTTCAGGCCTGTTTATTATTGGGTAATGATCGTGTTTTAGAGGTTGCTCGCATGCTTAGTGGAAATGTTAATGATATTAGCTTTCAACATGCAGAAGAGCTTTTAAAAGGTAATAATTGA
- a CDS encoding NAD(+)/NADH kinase, which translates to MKSKVLIYVNYSNLDAEVLACEIQKYLEHKYGVLSLFAGIDKSSEVLTEDNLILAITLGGDGTVLLASSLLLKNDIDIPIISINLGKVGFLADIKPIDFKEVIDKFFDNSLVIHSKYLLSISAYENGNNVFTKYALNDVIIRSSVINKLIYVNLRVNSEDFLSYRSDGIIFATPTGSTGYSFSAGGSILESDLQAFILTPISPHSVYNRSFIFSSGSKLSLSFQKGYALNSASIFVDGVNIGKFGVNIIFELGLDNKSLRFASFCTDTFVRRLKNKLL; encoded by the coding sequence ATGAAGAGTAAGGTTCTCATTTACGTGAATTATTCAAATTTAGATGCCGAGGTTCTTGCTTGTGAAATACAAAAATATTTAGAACATAAATATGGTGTTTTAAGCTTATTTGCAGGAATTGATAAATCCTCAGAGGTGTTAACTGAGGATAATTTGATTCTTGCAATAACTTTGGGTGGAGATGGTACGGTTTTATTAGCTAGTAGCTTGCTTTTGAAGAATGATATTGATATTCCAATTATTTCAATAAATTTAGGCAAGGTAGGATTTTTAGCAGACATAAAACCTATCGATTTTAAAGAGGTCATAGATAAGTTTTTTGATAATTCTTTAGTTATTCATAGTAAATATTTACTTAGTATTAGTGCTTATGAGAATGGAAATAATGTGTTTACCAAATATGCTTTAAATGATGTAATTATTCGTTCTAGTGTTATTAATAAGTTGATTTATGTAAATCTTAGGGTTAATTCAGAAGATTTTCTCTCATATAGGAGTGATGGAATAATATTTGCAACTCCTACAGGTTCAACCGGATATTCTTTCTCAGCAGGTGGATCTATTTTAGAATCAGATCTTCAGGCTTTTATCTTAACTCCTATTTCCCCACATTCTGTTTATAATCGTTCCTTTATTTTTTCAAGCGGGAGTAAGCTTTCACTTTCATTTCAGAAAGGATATGCGTTAAACTCAGCATCAATTTTCGTTGATGGCGTTAATATTGGTAAATTTGGGGTTAATATTATTTTTGAGTTGGGACTTGATAATAAGAGTTTACGTTTTGCATCATTTTGTACAGATACTTTTGTTAGAAGACTTAAAAATAAGTTATTATAA
- a CDS encoding chemotaxis protein CheW, protein MKEKIMEKKSHLQVACFKIGKESYGVAIDHIREVIKVPLEGIYAIPNVPDYITGIYNLRGSVIPLINLNIRFKIPSVYVTEEDKLLTGYLIVNIKDKLLGIFVDKVLKVISFDTSKVQEPPATLQTLDRKYISGVVKIENEENFESEYLILIDIERIFDKGEFARIPYKENNEE, encoded by the coding sequence ATGAAAGAAAAAATTATGGAAAAAAAGTCTCATTTGCAAGTTGCATGTTTTAAGATAGGCAAAGAGAGTTATGGGGTTGCAATAGATCACATTAGGGAAGTAATTAAAGTGCCTTTGGAAGGTATATATGCAATACCCAATGTTCCTGATTATATTACGGGTATTTATAATCTTAGAGGGAGTGTTATCCCTTTAATAAATTTAAATATTAGATTTAAAATTCCTTCTGTTTATGTAACGGAAGAAGATAAACTTTTAACAGGTTATTTAATAGTGAATATCAAAGATAAGCTTTTAGGAATATTTGTAGATAAAGTTCTCAAGGTTATTAGCTTTGATACATCAAAGGTACAAGAACCCCCTGCGACCTTGCAAACTTTGGATAGAAAATACATATCTGGTGTTGTTAAAATTGAGAATGAGGAAAATTTTGAGAGTGAATATTTAATTTTAATTGATATTGAACGGATATTTGACAAGGGCGAATTTGCACGGATTCCATATAAGGAGAATAATGAAGAGTAA
- a CDS encoding SAM-dependent methyltransferase — translation MYNVVDEYSRRAKKEGYLARSVYKLIEIDKRFSLFSSGNILDVGASPGSFSQYAYGNLKDGVLVAVDLNDIDLNFTNNFYFIKGNIYIDEVCQKIETFAPYSLIISDAAPKTTGNRLVDTSNSFNLNMRIIELASRILVKGGNLLLKVFQGGEEEQLFYKLKSCFKIVKKIRPKAVRKNSFEIYFLSKDFN, via the coding sequence ATGTATAATGTTGTTGATGAATATTCACGAAGAGCTAAAAAAGAAGGATATCTTGCTAGATCTGTTTATAAGTTAATAGAAATTGATAAGAGATTTTCTTTGTTTTCTTCTGGCAATATATTGGATGTTGGGGCGTCTCCTGGCAGTTTTTCTCAATATGCTTATGGAAATCTTAAAGATGGGGTGCTTGTTGCAGTTGACCTTAATGATATAGATCTTAATTTTACTAATAATTTTTATTTTATCAAAGGTAATATATATATCGATGAGGTTTGTCAAAAGATCGAGACTTTTGCACCTTATAGTTTAATTATAAGTGATGCAGCTCCCAAAACTACTGGTAATAGATTAGTTGATACAAGTAATTCTTTTAATTTGAATATGAGAATAATTGAATTGGCGTCTAGAATTTTGGTCAAAGGTGGTAATTTATTACTTAAGGTTTTTCAAGGAGGTGAGGAAGAACAGCTTTTTTATAAGCTTAAGAGTTGTTTTAAGATTGTCAAAAAAATTAGACCTAAAGCTGTGCGGAAGAATTCCTTTGAGATTTATTTTTTATCTAAGGATTTTAATTAA
- a CDS encoding polyprenyl synthetase family protein — MQNKSFLDKIEKNINNIFSQDHFLNLFKDKDLKLKLNIQKNTIKTIKAPAIEIINRGGKRIRPMLMILLAYALGYNKKNTENLYKLSMLLELPHSGSLIIDDIEDGAIKRRGKPAIHLIYGLDNSINTANLIYFLPAKLIQTSKLKKSQKLLIYENFFTTLSNLHLGQGIDIALHNGTYIPNLDEYISLVELKTSCLFGMAGFLAGILTNNESKAKNLYNTFLKLGTCFQIIDDIKNIKDGINGKDFGDDLIEGKKSLPIIYFLKEKLLDEQIIQELSAIKNKSINESKKEILKFSNMINSSSAIQNSTNLAMSYLNKFTEELNSYALINKYKDMIMNIVKKIKEENL, encoded by the coding sequence ATGCAAAATAAATCATTTTTAGATAAGATCGAAAAAAATATTAATAATATATTCTCACAAGACCATTTTCTTAATTTATTTAAAGACAAAGATTTAAAGCTAAAACTTAATATACAAAAAAATACAATAAAGACAATTAAAGCCCCAGCTATTGAAATAATAAATAGAGGGGGAAAAAGAATAAGACCAATGCTAATGATTTTACTAGCATATGCATTAGGATATAATAAAAAAAATACTGAGAATCTATACAAACTAAGCATGCTACTTGAATTACCTCATTCTGGAAGTTTAATTATTGATGACATAGAAGATGGGGCTATTAAAAGAAGGGGTAAACCTGCTATTCACTTAATTTACGGATTAGATAACAGTATTAATACAGCAAATTTAATTTACTTTTTGCCTGCAAAATTAATACAAACTTCCAAATTAAAAAAAAGTCAAAAACTATTAATTTATGAAAATTTTTTCACAACGCTCTCAAATCTTCACCTAGGACAAGGAATTGATATCGCATTGCACAATGGGACATATATTCCAAACCTTGACGAATACATATCTTTAGTAGAACTTAAAACAAGCTGCCTTTTTGGAATGGCTGGATTTTTAGCCGGAATACTTACAAACAATGAAAGTAAAGCAAAAAATCTTTACAACACATTTCTAAAACTTGGAACCTGTTTCCAAATAATAGACGATATCAAAAATATTAAAGATGGAATTAACGGCAAAGATTTTGGAGATGACTTAATTGAAGGAAAAAAAAGTCTGCCCATAATATACTTTTTAAAAGAAAAACTATTGGATGAGCAAATCATTCAAGAATTAAGTGCAATTAAAAATAAATCTATAAATGAATCAAAAAAAGAAATATTAAAATTTAGCAATATGATTAACTCATCAAGTGCCATTCAAAATTCTACAAATCTTGCAATGTCGTACCTTAATAAATTTACAGAAGAATTAAATTCATACGCATTGATCAACAAGTATAAAGATATGATAATGAACATTGTAAAGAAAATAAAAGAGGAAAATTTATGA
- a CDS encoding tetratricopeptide repeat protein: MKKYVIMLIWMNITTFIYATIPTEDINKIDELYTKSMLLKELKKYNQSKALLMQIINTDPKQVDAYLLIAELEYLMNNWLQAIEQTKTYLQIIDFKDTKNYLDISWAYFLMGESRNSMDYIMQFIQDNKELLNTNIYILIDTILKKGFYHFIQDEDLIFNLIINTLFQIETYDDTIFTIFLNNLDIIKQMPFYKFNKIKIKDLELQIRALKKLKNSTNDIAKTGWFF, from the coding sequence ATGAAAAAATATGTAATAATGCTAATCTGGATGAATATCACTACTTTTATTTATGCAACAATTCCTACAGAAGATATCAATAAAATAGATGAACTTTATACAAAATCAATGTTACTCAAAGAGTTAAAAAAATATAATCAATCCAAAGCATTATTAATGCAAATTATAAATACAGATCCAAAACAAGTTGATGCATATTTACTAATTGCAGAATTAGAATACTTGATGAATAACTGGTTGCAAGCAATCGAACAAACAAAAACTTATCTACAAATAATTGATTTTAAAGATACAAAAAATTATCTTGATATCTCATGGGCATATTTTCTCATGGGGGAATCAAGAAACTCAATGGACTATATAATGCAATTTATTCAAGATAATAAAGAACTACTAAATACTAACATATACATATTAATTGATACTATTTTAAAAAAAGGATTTTATCATTTCATACAAGATGAGGACTTAATATTTAATCTGATAATAAATACTCTTTTCCAAATAGAAACATATGATGACACCATATTTACAATTTTTCTAAACAATTTAGATATCATCAAACAAATGCCCTTTTACAAATTTAATAAAATTAAAATCAAAGATTTAGAATTACAAATTCGAGCCTTAAAAAAGCTCAAAAATTCGACAAATGATATTGCTAAAACAGGTTGGTTTTTCTAA
- a CDS encoding membrane protein, giving the protein MFGIFLHSIVFAYLALGILYAERVGLLNISIEGISFLSVFLTSFFIYLGYGIFASVVMTIFISLIFGFFLSFIVINGYNIFITGIGINILCYFLVRVLMKANFNFIPGFSLNISNNFAIIFFVIFFFVFLSFSIYILNYSRVRVVFEFIRSNDYENILGERTSNYFKSFAIFVSVISSSIAGSFLAINFNVYSYDLGLNNGWLAICILYIAFANPWLIFPSAFLMIFIEYEFFNFQDYVNSYFALSLPFYMAILINIFVSLFRKTNLF; this is encoded by the coding sequence ATGTTTGGTATTTTTTTGCATTCTATAGTATTTGCATATTTAGCTCTTGGAATTCTTTATGCTGAGAGAGTAGGACTTCTAAATATATCTATTGAAGGAATTTCTTTTTTATCTGTTTTCCTAACATCTTTTTTTATTTATTTGGGATATGGAATATTTGCTTCAGTTGTTATGACGATTTTTATTAGTTTGATCTTTGGTTTTTTTTTATCTTTTATTGTAATAAATGGTTATAACATTTTTATAACGGGTATAGGAATTAACATATTGTGTTATTTTTTAGTTAGGGTTTTGATGAAAGCTAATTTCAATTTTATTCCAGGATTTAGTTTAAATATTTCCAATAATTTTGCTATTATTTTTTTTGTTATATTTTTTTTCGTTTTTTTAAGTTTTAGTATTTATATACTAAATTATTCAAGAGTTAGAGTAGTTTTTGAGTTCATTCGCTCGAATGATTATGAAAATATCTTAGGTGAGCGAACTAGTAATTACTTTAAATCTTTTGCTATTTTTGTATCCGTAATCTCGTCAAGTATTGCAGGTTCATTTCTTGCTATCAATTTTAATGTTTATTCTTATGATTTGGGGTTAAATAATGGTTGGCTTGCTATTTGTATACTGTATATTGCATTTGCAAATCCTTGGCTCATTTTTCCAAGTGCATTTTTAATGATATTTATTGAATACGAGTTTTTTAATTTTCAGGATTATGTTAATTCTTATTTTGCTCTTTCGTTACCCTTTTATATGGCTATATTAATTAATATATTTGTCTCACTTTTTAGAAAAACCAACCTGTTTTAG
- a CDS encoding ABC transporter permease, producing MRAFRREYILLIFSLSVLSISYFFDGFFSFSYMKVMLWNFMLLLLIATGISTCAKSNSLTLGDEGQVYFGAFLSYIFCEFCGLTYFNFVLIIILSSFLVGVIGIIPFLLTFFCGVNGMLTGLLMSYGNQRLVDGFISKLLGSNGLLNQTKSIDKIFVIDTAFPYLLLFSILVWGCYVFIHKRTILGLRLEILSDRKPLSKFFGINEFKYKFCTVFTSAFLNGLVGSIFLIFFKNYLFLGLTAGLGWNGFVVAVVSGFNYMYVLCFSLFFAMLNEFNNYLKINYSFKFEFIGLYQAISIFISLFLINAGKK from the coding sequence ATGAGGGCATTTAGAAGAGAATATATTTTGTTAATATTTTCACTGAGTGTATTGAGTATTAGCTATTTTTTTGATGGTTTTTTTAGTTTTTCTTATATGAAAGTGATGTTGTGGAACTTTATGTTGCTCTTATTAATTGCTACAGGAATCTCGACTTGTGCTAAAAGTAATAGTTTGACTCTTGGCGATGAGGGTCAAGTTTATTTCGGAGCATTTTTATCATATATATTTTGTGAGTTTTGTGGACTTACATACTTTAATTTTGTATTAATAATAATTTTAAGCTCATTTTTAGTTGGTGTTATAGGAATTATTCCTTTTTTACTGACATTTTTTTGTGGAGTAAATGGGATGCTTACAGGTCTTTTAATGTCTTATGGAAATCAGAGATTAGTTGATGGATTTATATCAAAGCTTTTAGGCTCGAATGGACTTTTAAATCAGACAAAAAGTATTGATAAGATATTCGTTATTGATACTGCTTTTCCATATTTGCTTTTATTTAGTATTTTGGTTTGGGGATGTTATGTATTTATTCATAAGAGAACTATTTTAGGATTAAGACTTGAAATATTGAGTGATAGAAAGCCGTTAAGCAAATTTTTCGGTATTAATGAATTTAAGTATAAGTTTTGTACGGTATTTACCAGTGCTTTTTTAAATGGTCTTGTAGGTTCAATCTTTTTAATTTTTTTTAAGAATTATTTATTTTTAGGATTAACCGCCGGGCTTGGCTGGAATGGATTTGTTGTTGCTGTAGTTTCAGGATTTAATTATATGTATGTATTATGTTTTAGTTTGTTTTTTGCAATGCTGAATGAATTTAATAATTATCTTAAAATAAATTATTCGTTTAAATTTGAATTTATTGGTTTATATCAAGCTATATCGATTTTTATTTCATTGTTTTTAATTAATGCGGGTAAAAAATAA